A stretch of DNA from Gimesia chilikensis:
GAGACTGAAGGGGCATTCGTCCAACGGCTGGCTGAGTACAGATATCAGAGAGACGGTTTCTGAAGAAAGTTAATGCGGAATCGAATTGGATTCTCAGTTCTCTTATTGGAGAAAAGCAGCTTTTTAGGAGCAAAATATAAATTTGGGGAAGCGATGCTACTAGGGGCAAAACAGTGCTGATATACTCCACTGCTGTTAAAACCCTCATTTTGAGCGCATCTTGACAATGGCACCAGAGTCATCATCTCTCCTTTGTGAGGTGGTTTCGAGGATCTCAGGATGTGACTTTCAGCAGGGAACAGTCAGAGCAGGACTGGATCCCTGATTATTTTTAGACGTTGAATAACAAGCAGGTATTGAGAACGATGAAAGTGTTAGTGGTTGGTCAGGGTGGTCGGGAACATGCTCTGGTCTGGAAACTGGCTCAGTCCGAATCCGTCTCCCAGGTCTTTTGTGCTCCAGGTAATGCAGGCACCTGTCTGGATGGAACGAATGTGGATATCAGTGTTTCAGATATCCCCCGCATGGTCGCCTTTGCGAAGGAAGAAGCCATCGGCCTGGCGATTATCGGCCCCGAAGTTCCACTGGTCGCAGGTCTGGCAGATGCCCTGCGGAAGGAAGGCATTCCAGTCTTCGGTCCCTCTAAAGCGGCTGCGGAGCTGGAAGGCAGTAAATCGTTCGCCAAGCAGATGATGTGGAAGGCGAATGTTCCCACAGCGAAATCAGAAACATTCAATAACTTTGAGGCGGCCGAGGCCTTTGTTGAAGACCGCGAAGAACAGCCGCTGGTGATTAAGGCAGACGGTCTGGCTGCAGGCAAAGGTGTGCTGATCTGTGACACAAAACAGGAAGCACTGGATGCCATCAGGTCGCTGATGAAAATCAGAGAGTTCGGCGATGCAGGCAAAACCGTCATCATCGAAGAGAAACTGATCGGCCAGGAAGTCAGTATTCTGGCAATCGTCAGCGGTTCGACGATTATCCCTCTCGAAACCTCTCAGGATCACAAAGCAGCCTACGATGGAGACAAAGGTCCCAATACCGGTGGCATGGGAGCTTATAGCCCTGCCCCACTGGTTACCGAATCATTGATGAGCGAGATCATCGAAAAGATTCTGGTGCCGATGGTCAACGTCATGAAAATTGAAGATCGTCCCTTTAACGGGATTCTCTACGCCGGTCTGATGATCACCAACCAGGGACCAAAGGTGCTGGAATTCAATGTGCGATTTGGTGATCCCGAAGCACAACCGGTGCTGATGCGGCTCAAGACCGATCTCGGAGAACTCCTGCTCGCAGCCGCGGAAGAGCGTCTGGACGATATCGAGCCACTGGAGTGGGACGAACGTCCAACCGTTTGTGTGGTGATGGCCGCTGAAGGTTATCCCGGCGATTATGAAAAAGGGAAGGTCATTCGCGGACTGGATGAAGCGGCAGCACTGGCGGACACGAAAGTCTTCCATGCAGGGACAACCATGAAAGATGAGCAGGTTGTCACCGATGGCGGGCGTGTGCTGGGAGTCACCGCAGTTGGTGATTCGATCAGCGATGCCAAGTTGAAAGCCTACCAGGCTGTGAAGTGCATCCGCTGGGATGGTGCCTGGTGCCGCAAGGATATTTCCGACAAGGCTCGCTGAGTCCTGTTGTTCATCTGAAGGAAAGCGCGACCGACAGTACGAGCCATGCCTGCTGAGATACGAACCTGCTTTTTACCTGTCTTGTCACAACCTGAAGAGTTTTCAGGGAGTGTCGCTGTGATTCTGGATATTCTGCGTGCTTCGTCCACGATAACCTACGCGCTGAATTCCGGAGCCGAGGCGGTCATTCCGTGTCAGGAAATCGACGAAGCCCGCGAATTGGCAGCGCAACTCCGGTCTGCAGGCGAGCAGGTTCTGCTCGGAGGCGAACGCAAAGGGATTCAGATTGAAGGCTTCGATCTGGATAATTCCCCTGCCCGCTATCCTGCTGACGTAGTACAGGACAGGAAGATTGTCTTCACCACCAGTAACGGCACACGGGCGCTGAAACGAGCCATCCAGGCACGACGAATCCTGGTCGGGGCGTTTCTTAATCTGGACGCATTGCTGAAAATTCTCAAAGCGAGTGACGGGCTGATCTATCTGGTCTGTGCCGGAACGGATGGGGTCGTCACGGGAGAAGATTGTCTCTGCGCCGGTGCGATTGCATCCGAACTGGTCGAGCAGTGCGAGCAGGATCTGGTATTGGACGATTCCACACGGATCGTGATCGACCATTACCGGACACAGATCCAGCAGCCAGATGGCCTGTTACAGGGAGTCCGCGCCAGCCTGGGAGGCCGCAACCTGATTCGGCGTGGCTTTGAAGAGGATATTCAACTATGTTGCCAGCGTGGACTGATTTCACAAGTCCCTGAATTTGATCACCAGACCGGCCTGATTACGTTTTCAGCCGGCTGAACTAATACGATTTTCAAGTCGATTTCTGTTTAATCCGAAGTTGAGTATGTCTGTATAAGACAGCATGGAAAGACCAAATCAATGAAAAAAGAGATGGAAAAGATTGTAGCGTTGTGTAAACGACGCGGGTTTGTTTTTCAGTCTTCTGAGATCTATGGCGGATTGCAGGGATTCTGGGATTACGGCCCATTAGGAGTCGAACTCAAGCGGAATGTCCGTGAAGCCTGGTGGTCCGATATGATCACGACGCACAACGAACTCATCGCGCCCGAAGGTGCCCCCAAACCATTCGGAATGACCGGGGTCGAAACTACAATTATCATGCATCCCAGCGTCTGGAAAAGTTCGGGGCACTTCGATCTGTTCCACGACTTCATGGTGGACTCCAAAGAGTCCAAGGCCCGCTTCCGCGTAGACCATGTCTCGGTTGCCGTCGCATATGCTTCCGATCAGAAACCGGTTGCCTGTGAAACTTATATGGCGGACATCGGTGAGGAAGGTCTCTCCAAGACCAAACGCAAGCGGCTGGAAAAAGCAATTGCTGAATACGAGAAAGACAATAATCTTTCCAACAGCGAAGAGCCGCAGATTTCGGTTTGTAACCTGATGGAATACGCGAAAATGCTGGCAGACGCTGGCATTCCCGCGACCGGAAAACTGGAAGCCCGCTGTCCGGATACCGGAGGCGAACTGACTGAGCCCCGTGAGTTCAACCTGATGTTCAAAACAATCATCGGTGCTCTCTCGGGCGAGGAAGGAACCGCCTTTCTCCGTCCGGAAACCGCACAGGGGATGTTCGTGAACTTCAAGAACGTCGTCGACAGTGGTCGCGTGAAGGTGCCGTTCGGGATCGCCCAGATCGGAAAGAGTTTCCGTAACGAAATCACGCCGCGGAACTACACCTTCCGTTCGCGCGAATTCGAACAGATGGAAATGGAGTTCTTCTGTCATCCGGATGAATCTTTCGAATGGTATCAGTACTGGCGTGACCGCAGATACAACTGGTACATTCAGCACGGGATTAACCCTGAAAATCTGATTCTCCGCGACCATACCCCGGAAGAGTTGGCGCACTACTCCGTCGGGACGGCGGATGTCGAGTACGCCTTCCCCTTCATGGAAGAAAACGAATATGGAGAACTGGAAGGGATTGCCCACCGTGGTGATTTCGACCTGCGTTCCCACATGGAAGGAAAACTGGTACGAGAAGGCGATCAGCTGGTGGTTGAAAAGAACGAGCATGGTCAGCCTAAGTACAA
This window harbors:
- a CDS encoding glycine--tRNA ligase, which encodes MEKIVALCKRRGFVFQSSEIYGGLQGFWDYGPLGVELKRNVREAWWSDMITTHNELIAPEGAPKPFGMTGVETTIIMHPSVWKSSGHFDLFHDFMVDSKESKARFRVDHVSVAVAYASDQKPVACETYMADIGEEGLSKTKRKRLEKAIAEYEKDNNLSNSEEPQISVCNLMEYAKMLADAGIPATGKLEARCPDTGGELTEPREFNLMFKTIIGALSGEEGTAFLRPETAQGMFVNFKNVVDSGRVKVPFGIAQIGKSFRNEITPRNYTFRSREFEQMEMEFFCHPDESFEWYQYWRDRRYNWYIQHGINPENLILRDHTPEELAHYSVGTADVEYAFPFMEENEYGELEGIAHRGDFDLRSHMEGKLVREGDQLVVEKNEHGQPKYKGSGKDLTYFDDQTRERFIPHVIEPAAGADRATLAFLCEAYYEDEQPDDKGEMQSRTVMQFHPKLAPVKAAVFPLIKKAGMPEVAADIYGKLKKAGIQAVYDQQGAIGRRYRRQDEIGTPFCLTVDGDTEQDNCVTMRDRDSLKQERIPIDDIVAEVQRRIHG
- the purD gene encoding phosphoribosylamine--glycine ligase yields the protein MRTMKVLVVGQGGREHALVWKLAQSESVSQVFCAPGNAGTCLDGTNVDISVSDIPRMVAFAKEEAIGLAIIGPEVPLVAGLADALRKEGIPVFGPSKAAAELEGSKSFAKQMMWKANVPTAKSETFNNFEAAEAFVEDREEQPLVIKADGLAAGKGVLICDTKQEALDAIRSLMKIREFGDAGKTVIIEEKLIGQEVSILAIVSGSTIIPLETSQDHKAAYDGDKGPNTGGMGAYSPAPLVTESLMSEIIEKILVPMVNVMKIEDRPFNGILYAGLMITNQGPKVLEFNVRFGDPEAQPVLMRLKTDLGELLLAAAEERLDDIEPLEWDERPTVCVVMAAEGYPGDYEKGKVIRGLDEAAALADTKVFHAGTTMKDEQVVTDGGRVLGVTAVGDSISDAKLKAYQAVKCIRWDGAWCRKDISDKAR
- a CDS encoding 2-phosphosulfolactate phosphatase; translation: MPAEIRTCFLPVLSQPEEFSGSVAVILDILRASSTITYALNSGAEAVIPCQEIDEARELAAQLRSAGEQVLLGGERKGIQIEGFDLDNSPARYPADVVQDRKIVFTTSNGTRALKRAIQARRILVGAFLNLDALLKILKASDGLIYLVCAGTDGVVTGEDCLCAGAIASELVEQCEQDLVLDDSTRIVIDHYRTQIQQPDGLLQGVRASLGGRNLIRRGFEEDIQLCCQRGLISQVPEFDHQTGLITFSAG